The proteins below come from a single Mucilaginibacter mali genomic window:
- a CDS encoding RNA polymerase sigma factor, giving the protein MFLKPKHITTEELITCCKAGERNAQELLYKQFAGKMLAVCMRYGTDRMEAEDMLQNGFIKVFQKLADYRGDGSFEGWVRRIMVHSSIEYYRKHHKMMQVVDMEESGHEIPVNPIASANLDAKDLMALIQQLSPGYRMVFNLYALEGYSHKEIAEIAGITEGASKSQLSRARSILKEQIEKLEGNRYEYAR; this is encoded by the coding sequence ATGTTTTTAAAACCAAAACATATCACTACTGAAGAGCTGATCACATGCTGCAAGGCGGGCGAGCGGAACGCGCAGGAACTGCTTTACAAACAGTTTGCGGGCAAGATGCTGGCGGTTTGCATGCGGTACGGCACCGATAGGATGGAAGCTGAAGATATGCTGCAGAACGGGTTTATCAAAGTATTCCAAAAACTGGCGGATTACAGGGGCGACGGATCATTTGAAGGTTGGGTAAGGCGGATTATGGTGCATAGTTCGATAGAGTATTATCGCAAGCACCATAAAATGATGCAGGTGGTAGACATGGAAGAATCGGGACACGAGATACCTGTTAACCCCATAGCCAGCGCCAACCTGGATGCCAAAGACCTGATGGCGCTGATACAGCAGCTATCGCCGGGTTACCGGATGGTGTTTAACCTATATGCGCTGGAAGGCTACTCGCACAAAGAGATAGCCGAGATAGCCGGGATAACAGAAGGCGCGTCGAAATCGCAATTATCGAGGGCGCGGAGTATATTAAAAGAACAAATAGAAAAATTGGAGGGCAACCGATATGAATATGCAAGATAA